The Gordonia iterans DNA window GCCCGCCCGTTCCGCGGTGACCACCTCGGGCCGGGTGGTCGCCAGCCGTGCGGCGAGGGACATCTGGCTGCCGAAGTCCAGAGCGCCCTGTTCGGCCATCTTGTCCCGCAGTGCCTGCACCAGCGGGAGAAAGGCGCGCCGCTCCTCGGTCACCGCCTGGATGTTCCGGAGTGCCTGACTCGGCTCGGCGCGCTGGCGCGGTCCCTTCGGGAGGGTGTCGATCAGCGTGCACAGATCGGCCCCCGCCGCGGCCAGGGCGTCGTCGTCGACCAAGTGCTCGGCCATCTCCGAGTACAGGTTCAGCACCGCCTCGGTGACGCTGGACGGCACCTTGGCGGTGTTCAGCTCGTGCGGCCAGGTGGTGACCACCGAGAACGCCAGCTGCCAGAGCTCTGTCTCGCTCAGCAGCGTCGACGACGGTTCGACGGGCAACAGCAGCCCGTAATCGGCGATCAACCGGCCGGCGTAGGCGTGGTAGGTGCTCACCTCGGCGTCCGCGCTGCGCAGCACCGCCGCCAGCTCGCCGCCCGGGTCCCACTCGAGCAGTGCCGGCGATCCGGCGAGCATCGACAGCCGGCGGCGGATGCGCGCACCGAGCTCGCTGGCGGCCTTGCGCGTGAAGGTGAGGCCGAGGACCTCGTCGGGGGCGACCAGCCTGTTGGCGACGAGCCACACCACGCGGGAGGCCATCGTCTCGGTCTTGCCCGCGCCGGCACCGGCGACCACCAGCATCGGCTCCATCGGCGCCTCGATCACCTCCACTTGCTCGTCGGTCGGCGGCGGCAGTCCGAGGGCGGCGGCGAGCGAGCGCGCGCCGATCGGGTTCAGCGGCCGGTCAGTCATCGGTCACCGCCTTGCCCCGCAACTGCGCCGGGCAGCTGGCGGTGAGGGTGCAGTAGCTGCAGCCGGAGTGGGTCGCGGCGACGAATCCCGGCCCGATGCTGCTGCGCGCGGCCGTCCGAACCACGCCGATCCACTCGTCGACCTGCTCGGGCGTGAGCGGCTCCTGGACCCGCTCGGCCGCGCCGGTCTTCTTGTTGGCACTGGCCACGTAGACCAGTCGGCCGCCGCCGGGGGTGCCGGCCGGGACTCCGTCGACACCGCCGAGCAGCAACGCGAGCTGGTAGGCGGCCAACTGCGGGTGCTCGGCCGCCTCGGCGGCGGTGATCACGGTCTTCCCGGTCTTCACGTCGACCACCACCGGGCGCCCGAGATCGTCGGTCTCCAACCGGTCGATACGGCCCACCAGCGTCACCGGCAGCGTGTCCGGGCGACCCTCCGCGTCGGCGCCGGGCGGCACCGCGGCCGACAGGTCCACCTCGACCGCCGCTTCGGTGAGCTCACGGCGCGAATGCTCCAGCCAGTCCCGGAAGTTCACCAGCATGCTTTCGGCGCGGCGCAGCTCGCGGTCGCTGAACCAGGCGGCGGGCGAGGAGACCCGATCCCAGATCTCGTGCAGGGCCCTGGTGACCTCGGTGTGGTCGAGTTCGCCGGCCACCGCCTGCACCAGGGTGTGCACCAGGGTGCCGGTCACGGCGGCTTCCGCATCCCCGTCACGCCCGCCGTGCCGCTCGAGCATCCAGCGCAGCGAACAGCGGCTCAGCGCATCGACGTTGGACGGCGAGAGCGTCCGCGGTCCCCGGTCCGGCGTCCACAGCGGGGCATCGCTGCTCGGATCGAGCAGGCCGTACCACTGCTGGGGCGCGGCTCCGGGCACGTCGGCCGCCGCGAGCTCGGCCAGCAGTCGGGCGGCGGCGTCGCGGCGGTCCGCCGGCGTCTGCGGATCGGTCAGCGCCGCGCGCAGTTCGGCCACCATCGACGGAAGCGACAGCAGCCGGCGGACCCCGCCGTCGAGGGGCACCTCGTCGGCGGCCTCGCCGTGCTCGTCGTGCGCGGCGCCGTAGCCCCCGAGGGCATCGGCGACCTCCGGGACGAACCGCGACGGCGAGGCGTCACCGGTGCCGTCCTCCACCGCGGTGAGCAGCAGGCGGTTCCGGGCCCGGGTGCACGCCACCAGCAGCAGGCGCCGCTCGTCGGCGAGCATCACCGAGTTCCGGGAGACGGTGTCGACCGCGTGCGCGTCGATGCCGTCGAGCAGGTCGACCAGCGCCGGTGTGCCCAGCACGCTGCCCCGGCTGCGCAGCGACGGCCACAGTCCGTCGAGCACGCCCGGCACCGCGACCACCTCCCACTCGCGGCCTGCGGCCGAGTGCGCCGACAGCAGCTGCACCGCCTCGGCGGCCGCGGTCGGGGTCCTGGACTCACGGGGAATCTGCAGCCGTCCGAGGTAGTGCAAGAAGCCGTCCAGTCCGCCGGCCGGCAGGTTGTCGGTGTAGGACGCCGCCGCCTCGAACAGCGCCAGCATGGCGTCCAGGTCGCGGTCGGCCTGCTCGCCGGACCGGTCGCCGCGCAGCGATCGTGCCAGCCAGGAGCGTTCCAGCCCGGAGGCCTGCCAGGCGCGCCACAGCGTCTCCTCGACGCCCTCCCCCGCGCGGTCGGCGATACGGGCGGCCCGCACCACCTTCAGGGTGCGTGCCAGGGGTTCGGCCTCGAACTCGGTGAGCCCGGCCAGGTAGGGCTCGGCGCGCGCCGGATCGGCCAGCGCCGCGGCGAGCGCGCTGAGCGAGTCCGGCGGATCCGTCAGCGATCCGGCATCTCCGGACGAGACGCCGGTCTCCCCCGACGACGAGCCGGCCTCCCCCGGCGACGAGACGATCTCCCCCGGCGACGAGCCTGCCTCCCCCGACGACGAGCCGGCCTCCCCCGGTGATCGAGCGGAGTCGAGATCCCGCGGTCGAGTGCTGTCAATCGGTTCCTGGGGAACCACTTCACCGCACTCGAGCGCGTCGGCGGTCTCGCCCGCCTCCGGGCGGGTGCGTGCCTCGGCTGTTCCCGGGGCCAGGCACGGGTTCCCCGCGGAGCTCGGAGGATCGGTGATCGCGTCCTCCTCGTGCAGTCGCCGGATGCCACGGCGCAGGCGACGGAGCTGGCCGGGGCCCGCCGCACCGATCGGCCCGGACAGCAGGGTCACCACGTCGTCCGGCTCGAGCGGCTCACGCGCGGCGGCCGCGCGCAACGCCAGCGAGAACGCCTCTACCGCGCGCTGCCGGTACAGCGGCAGATCGCTGGTCGGGGTCACCACCGGCACGCCCGCCGACGAGAAGGCCCGGCGCAGGGCCGGCAGCGCGCGCGGAACCGACCGCACGATCACGGCCATCTCGCTCCACGGCACCCCGTCGAACAGGTGGGCCCGGCGGAGCAGGTCCGCGACCGCGGTGGCCTCCTTGGCTGCCGAGGAGAACACCCGGACCGCCGCGGTGCCGCCGTCGGGCGGGTCCGCGACATCGCCCGGAGCCGCGTCGGGGTACGGGTGCGGCCGCGCGCCGGGCAGCCGCGCGGCCAGGATCCGGCCGACGGTGTTGACCTCCCCGCGACACCGATGGCCTTGAGTGAGCACCACGTCGCGGCCGCCGGGCAGCTCGGCGAAGAAGCGCGGGCTGGCCCCACGGAAGGAATAGATCGACTGATCCGGGTCGGCGGCGACCACCACCAGATCCGCGCCCGTGCCGATCAGCCGCACCAGCTGGGCCGCCTGCGGGTCGAGATGCTGGGCATCGTCGACCAGGAGGCAGCGGATCCGCGCCCGCTGCTCGGCGAGCAACCGGGGCTCGACGGCCAGCGCCGACAGCGCCGAGCCGACCAGTTCGGCGGCGTCCACCGCCTGCGGACCGGCCTCCGGAGCGTCGATGCCGACCGCGCCGCGCAACAGCATGGTCTGCTCGTACTGCGCGAAGGCCCGACCGGCCGCGACCCACTCGGGGCGCTTGTGCCGGCGGCCCAGGTCGGTCAGATCCTCCGGTCCCAGTCCTCGCTCGGCGGCCCGCATCAGCAGGTCCCGCAGCGCCTGCGCGAAGCCGTCGGTGGCCAGTGCGGGCCGCAGCGACTCCGGCCAGTAGGCGGCGCCGTCTTCGAGGTCGCCGGCGAGCAGTTCGCGCAGGATGACGTCCTGCTCGGAGCCGGTGATCAGCCGTGGCGGCGGATTGCCGTGCGCCGAGGCCTGCAGGCGGAGCACCGCGAACGCGTAGGAGTGGACGGTCCGCACCAGCGGCTCGCGCAACGCCGCACCGGTCCGGGCCGATCCGTCCGGCGAGGCGGCCGCGAGTACCCGCCGGGTGATCTCGTTCCGGACCACCGTCGCAGCGCGCCGGTTCGCGGTGAGCACGAGCACC harbors:
- a CDS encoding ATP-dependent helicase — translated: MVTAQTRLIAAPASFDLPVRQWPAEVRVLLEPGHRADAQQPWRPYRVRGGPGTGKTSLLVDVAVSRLLDDGADPESVLVLTANRRAATVVRNEITRRVLAAASPDGSARTGAALREPLVRTVHSYAFAVLRLQASAHGNPPPRLITGSEQDVILRELLAGDLEDGAAYWPESLRPALATDGFAQALRDLLMRAAERGLGPEDLTDLGRRHKRPEWVAAGRAFAQYEQTMLLRGAVGIDAPEAGPQAVDAAELVGSALSALAVEPRLLAEQRARIRCLLVDDAQHLDPQAAQLVRLIGTGADLVVVAADPDQSIYSFRGASPRFFAELPGGRDVVLTQGHRCRGEVNTVGRILAARLPGARPHPYPDAAPGDVADPPDGGTAAVRVFSSAAKEATAVADLLRRAHLFDGVPWSEMAVIVRSVPRALPALRRAFSSAGVPVVTPTSDLPLYRQRAVEAFSLALRAAAAREPLEPDDVVTLLSGPIGAAGPGQLRRLRRGIRRLHEEDAITDPPSSAGNPCLAPGTAEARTRPEAGETADALECGEVVPQEPIDSTRPRDLDSARSPGEAGSSSGEAGSSPGEIVSSPGEAGSSSGETGVSSGDAGSLTDPPDSLSALAAALADPARAEPYLAGLTEFEAEPLARTLKVVRAARIADRAGEGVEETLWRAWQASGLERSWLARSLRGDRSGEQADRDLDAMLALFEAAASYTDNLPAGGLDGFLHYLGRLQIPRESRTPTAAAEAVQLLSAHSAAGREWEVVAVPGVLDGLWPSLRSRGSVLGTPALVDLLDGIDAHAVDTVSRNSVMLADERRLLLVACTRARNRLLLTAVEDGTGDASPSRFVPEVADALGGYGAAHDEHGEAADEVPLDGGVRRLLSLPSMVAELRAALTDPQTPADRRDAAARLLAELAAADVPGAAPQQWYGLLDPSSDAPLWTPDRGPRTLSPSNVDALSRCSLRWMLERHGGRDGDAEAAVTGTLVHTLVQAVAGELDHTEVTRALHEIWDRVSSPAAWFSDRELRRAESMLVNFRDWLEHSRRELTEAAVEVDLSAAVPPGADAEGRPDTLPVTLVGRIDRLETDDLGRPVVVDVKTGKTVITAAEAAEHPQLAAYQLALLLGGVDGVPAGTPGGGRLVYVASANKKTGAAERVQEPLTPEQVDEWIGVVRTAARSSIGPGFVAATHSGCSYCTLTASCPAQLRGKAVTDD